Proteins from a genomic interval of Paucidesulfovibrio longus DSM 6739:
- a CDS encoding chemotaxis protein — translation MSGSHEILLETGTNELEVLEFFVDHQVEEGREPVRSRFGVNVAKVMEVVEAPKGLEPEGMDRHPALMGTIALRDMALPVVDLGRWLDLRRAPAANENIIVTRFNNEVTGFLVTGVIQIHRVNWKDIQPPGRVMSNMPGNCITGSISIGENFVLLLDLERALAELDESGKLEDDSTSADKGGEGRSVLLADDSTSVRALLTQRFDKAGFEVHAAMDGQEAWDALDAMRQEARSQGKKITDMLDVVVTDVEMPRMDGYTLTRRIKDDPELSRLPVVLFSSLIAGDVAHKGDAVRADLQVTKPDFNSLTSKVIDLIDSRA, via the coding sequence ATGAGCGGCAGTCACGAGATTCTTCTGGAAACCGGCACCAACGAGCTCGAGGTGCTGGAATTTTTCGTCGACCACCAGGTCGAGGAAGGCAGGGAACCTGTTCGCAGCCGCTTCGGCGTGAACGTCGCCAAGGTCATGGAAGTGGTGGAGGCTCCCAAAGGGCTGGAGCCGGAAGGCATGGACCGCCACCCCGCGCTCATGGGCACCATCGCCCTGCGCGACATGGCTTTGCCCGTGGTGGACCTGGGCCGCTGGCTCGACCTGCGGCGCGCCCCCGCCGCCAACGAAAACATCATCGTGACGCGCTTCAACAACGAGGTCACGGGCTTTCTGGTCACCGGGGTCATTCAGATCCACCGCGTGAACTGGAAGGACATCCAGCCGCCGGGAAGGGTCATGTCCAACATGCCCGGCAACTGCATCACCGGCTCCATTTCCATCGGCGAGAATTTCGTGCTCCTGCTCGACCTGGAACGCGCCTTGGCCGAGCTGGACGAGTCGGGAAAGCTCGAAGACGATTCCACGTCCGCGGACAAGGGCGGCGAGGGCCGCAGCGTGCTGCTCGCGGACGACTCCACTTCGGTGCGCGCCCTGCTCACGCAGCGTTTCGACAAGGCCGGATTCGAGGTCCACGCCGCCATGGACGGCCAGGAAGCCTGGGACGCGCTGGACGCCATGCGCCAGGAGGCCCGCAGCCAGGGCAAGAAGATCACCGACATGCTCGACGTGGTCGTCACGGACGTGGAAATGCCGCGCATGGACGGCTACACCCTGACCCGGCGCATCAAGGACGACCCGGAACTCTCCCGGCTGCCCGTGGTGCTCTTCTCCTCGCTCATCGCCGGAGACGTGGCCCACAAGGGCGACGCCGTGCGC
- a CDS encoding N-acetylneuraminate synthase family protein, whose translation MQNSNPTVRLRSGRTIGAGHPCFVVAEIGNNHQGELEVALRMVEEAAAAGADAVKFQKRNTEALLTRAGREAPYTGPNSFGPTYGQHRDALELSADDLAALKKRAESLGLVFFASAWDQPSLDEMIGLEPELLKISSAELVNLPLVRKMAASRIPLIVSTGMSSIADIQAALDEIRQVHDDVVLLHCNSRYPCPEEQIGLPVMQALRETFDLPVGYSGHERGMGPSVASVALGACVVERHFTLDKSMRGTDHQVSLTPGELALMVAMIREVEKAVLIKGKTVFPEEQAAAKKLRKSIVFARDLPAGHVLAEADLTTKCPGDGVSPVHWDEVLGSALSVAVQHEQQLRWELLAARCEPSVRTASGS comes from the coding sequence ATGCAGAACAGCAATCCGACGGTACGGCTTCGTAGCGGAAGAACCATCGGCGCAGGCCATCCCTGCTTCGTGGTCGCGGAAATCGGCAACAATCATCAAGGCGAACTGGAAGTGGCCCTGCGCATGGTCGAGGAGGCCGCTGCCGCGGGCGCGGACGCCGTCAAGTTCCAGAAGCGCAACACCGAGGCGCTCTTGACCCGCGCCGGGCGCGAGGCTCCCTACACCGGACCGAACAGCTTCGGCCCGACCTACGGCCAGCACCGCGACGCGCTGGAGCTTTCCGCGGACGATCTCGCCGCGCTGAAGAAGCGCGCCGAGTCCCTCGGCCTGGTCTTCTTCGCTTCGGCCTGGGACCAGCCCAGCCTGGACGAAATGATCGGCCTTGAACCGGAGCTGCTCAAGATCAGCTCCGCCGAACTCGTCAACCTGCCCCTGGTGCGCAAGATGGCCGCGTCCCGGATTCCGCTGATCGTGTCCACGGGCATGAGTTCCATCGCGGACATCCAGGCTGCCCTGGACGAGATCCGGCAGGTGCACGACGACGTGGTGCTGCTGCACTGCAACAGCCGCTATCCCTGCCCGGAAGAACAGATCGGCCTGCCCGTCATGCAGGCGCTGCGCGAGACGTTCGACCTGCCCGTGGGCTACTCCGGCCATGAGCGCGGCATGGGGCCGAGCGTGGCTTCCGTGGCTCTGGGCGCGTGCGTGGTGGAGCGCCACTTCACCCTGGACAAGTCCATGCGCGGCACGGACCACCAGGTTTCCCTCACTCCGGGCGAGCTGGCCCTGATGGTGGCCATGATCCGCGAGGTGGAGAAGGCCGTGCTCATCAAGGGCAAGACCGTGTTTCCCGAGGAGCAGGCCGCGGCAAAGAAGCTGCGCAAGAGCATTGTTTTCGCCCGCGACCTGCCGGCCGGGCATGTCCTGGCCGAGGCGGACCTGACCACCAAGTGCCCCGGCGACGGCGTTTCCCCGGTGCACTGGGACGAGGTGCTGGGATCGGCCCTGAGCGTGGCCGTGCAGCACGAGCAGCAACTGCGCTGGGAACTGCTGGCTGCGCGTTGCGAGCCGAGCGTCAGGACCGCTTCCGGCTCCTAG
- a CDS encoding winged helix-turn-helix transcriptional regulator yields the protein MLISHGKYLKPSKETRVLAILDSLASDSGMSQYELGKRLRLSGAMVNQYLRSLQEQELVRFVPLNGKSYRYELTEKGSARRERMFADYSSETIRIYTAVKRFVQEKLSALEKKNLERLILFGASETCEVVLSALIGSKFQILALLDNDPGKQGRSFHGHVISHPLVLEQFDCDAVVITSFGKQHEIFEQLLPLSERKGFVIVRI from the coding sequence ATGCTGATTTCGCACGGAAAATATCTCAAGCCGAGCAAAGAGACCCGGGTGCTGGCCATCCTGGATTCCCTGGCTTCGGACAGCGGCATGTCCCAGTATGAACTGGGAAAGCGGCTGCGCCTGAGCGGCGCCATGGTCAACCAGTACCTGCGCAGCCTCCAGGAGCAGGAGCTGGTCCGCTTCGTCCCGCTGAACGGCAAGAGCTACCGCTACGAGCTTACCGAAAAGGGCAGCGCCCGCAGGGAGCGGATGTTCGCGGACTATTCCAGCGAAACCATCCGGATTTACACCGCGGTCAAACGGTTCGTGCAGGAAAAGCTCTCCGCCCTGGAAAAGAAGAACCTGGAGCGGCTGATTCTCTTCGGCGCCTCCGAAACCTGCGAGGTGGTGCTCTCCGCGCTCATCGGCAGCAAATTTCAGATCCTGGCCCTGCTGGACAACGATCCCGGCAAGCAGGGCCGCAGCTTTCACGGCCACGTCATCAGCCACCCTCTTGTCCTGGAGCAATTCGATTGCGACGCCGTGGTGATTACGTCTTTTGGGAAGCAGCACGAGATCTTCGAGCAACTTCTGCCCCTTTCCGAGCGAAAGGGTTTCGTCATCGTGAGAATCTGA
- a CDS encoding long-chain-fatty-acid--CoA ligase, which produces MAEMEHPWLKSYDPNVPYHLDYESRPLFEFLDQTAQRFPKRTALVFHNYKLSYAKLAKLTKVFAANLRGQGVRPGDRVAVMLPNSPMAVVAYWGILRAGGVVVMSNPLYMETEIVHQFNDSGAKFLIMLDLLWPKIEKLRKDIPIEKFCVTSLSDCLRFPLNMLYRLKTKREGKLPTIPYDDKTIFSYKSMLAGRGSFTCRGINPAVDLALLQYTGGTTGVPKGCMITHDNLSANMQQCRAQLHKLSQEKGESFLAVPPFFHIYGLTVCLNVPTILGSTVYIFPRYVPKELLKAIHKKKPTIFPGAPSIYVSLLQQKDLKKYNLRSIKYCISGSAPMPVEYIEQFKAVTGAEIIEGYGLTEASPITHLNPFVGVRKNGSIGLPFPNTEAKIVDMVVGGEELHHGKMGELVLRGPQVMKGYYNRPDDTADVLRNGWLYTGDIATMDDDGYFYIVDRRKDLIISAGFNIYPREIDEVLYQHPKIKEAVAVGIRSETRGEIVKVYIVLHDGEEMDKSEVMAYCREKLAHYKVPRQVEFRDDLPKTMVGKVLRRALRDEEEAKQRRRAERRAGKSKASGQAGCSEDEDKN; this is translated from the coding sequence ATGGCGGAAATGGAACACCCCTGGCTCAAAAGCTACGACCCCAACGTGCCCTACCACCTCGACTACGAGTCCAGACCCCTGTTTGAATTTCTCGACCAGACGGCGCAACGTTTTCCCAAGCGGACAGCCCTCGTCTTCCACAACTACAAGCTCAGCTACGCCAAGCTGGCCAAGTTGACGAAAGTCTTCGCCGCCAACCTGCGCGGCCAGGGCGTGCGCCCCGGCGACCGCGTCGCGGTGATGCTGCCCAACTCGCCCATGGCGGTGGTCGCCTACTGGGGCATCCTGCGGGCGGGCGGCGTTGTGGTCATGTCCAACCCGCTCTACATGGAAACGGAAATCGTTCATCAATTCAACGATTCCGGCGCCAAGTTCCTGATCATGCTCGACCTGCTCTGGCCCAAAATCGAAAAGCTGCGCAAGGACATTCCCATCGAGAAGTTCTGCGTGACCAGCCTTTCGGACTGTCTGCGCTTTCCGCTGAACATGCTCTACCGCCTGAAGACCAAGCGCGAGGGCAAGCTGCCCACGATCCCCTACGACGACAAGACGATCTTCTCCTACAAGTCCATGCTCGCCGGACGCGGCAGCTTCACCTGCCGGGGCATCAACCCCGCCGTGGATCTCGCCCTGCTCCAGTACACGGGCGGGACCACGGGCGTGCCCAAGGGCTGCATGATCACCCACGACAACCTCTCGGCGAACATGCAGCAATGCCGCGCGCAGCTCCACAAGCTCAGCCAGGAAAAGGGCGAAAGCTTTCTCGCGGTGCCGCCGTTCTTTCACATCTACGGCCTGACCGTCTGCCTGAACGTGCCCACCATCCTCGGCTCCACCGTGTACATCTTTCCGCGCTACGTGCCCAAGGAGCTGCTCAAGGCCATTCACAAGAAAAAGCCGACCATCTTTCCAGGCGCGCCGTCCATCTATGTCTCCCTGCTTCAGCAGAAAGACCTCAAGAAATACAACCTGCGCTCCATCAAGTATTGCATTTCCGGCTCCGCGCCCATGCCCGTGGAGTACATCGAACAGTTCAAGGCCGTTACCGGAGCCGAGATCATCGAGGGCTACGGCCTGACCGAAGCCTCGCCCATCACGCACCTGAACCCCTTTGTGGGCGTTCGCAAGAACGGCTCCATCGGCCTGCCCTTTCCCAATACCGAGGCCAAGATCGTGGACATGGTCGTGGGCGGCGAGGAGCTGCACCACGGCAAAATGGGCGAGCTGGTGCTGCGCGGCCCGCAGGTCATGAAGGGCTACTACAACCGGCCCGACGACACCGCGGACGTCTTGCGCAACGGCTGGCTCTACACGGGCGACATCGCCACCATGGACGACGACGGCTACTTCTACATCGTGGACCGCCGCAAGGACTTGATCATTTCCGCAGGGTTCAACATCTACCCGCGCGAGATCGACGAGGTGCTCTACCAGCATCCCAAGATCAAGGAAGCCGTGGCCGTGGGCATCCGCTCCGAGACGCGCGGAGAAATCGTGAAGGTCTACATCGTCCTGCACGACGGCGAGGAAATGGACAAGTCCGAGGTCATGGCCTACTGCCGGGAAAAGCTCGCCCATTACAAGGTGCCCCGGCAGGTGGAGTTTCGCGACGATCTGCCCAAGACCATGGTCGGCAAGGTGCTGCGCCGAGCCCTGCGCGACGAGGAAGAAGCCAAGCAGCGCAGGCGGGCCGAACGGAGGGCGGGAAAATCAAAAGCTTCCGGACAGGCCGGGTGTTCCGAGGACGAGGACAAGAACTGA
- a CDS encoding DUF4189 domain-containing protein, translated as MKSKHLFLCMLSLCLLAVAASSCLAGEYLSGTVSNENWMAYYGRGQTKNEAISAAVRACGGTDFCRQEAEVVESGQCIALVDSQESVSVAWGPEPKAVVRDAMKRCTDAGHADCHFVSMECAR; from the coding sequence ATGAAGAGCAAGCACCTTTTCCTCTGCATGCTGAGCCTGTGTCTGCTCGCAGTCGCGGCTTCGTCCTGTCTGGCCGGGGAGTATCTGTCCGGAACGGTTTCCAACGAAAATTGGATGGCATACTACGGCAGGGGGCAGACCAAGAATGAGGCGATCAGTGCGGCTGTGCGCGCCTGCGGCGGCACGGACTTCTGCCGCCAGGAGGCCGAGGTCGTGGAATCGGGCCAGTGCATCGCTCTGGTGGACTCGCAGGAGTCCGTGTCCGTGGCCTGGGGGCCGGAACCCAAGGCCGTGGTGCGCGACGCCATGAAGCGCTGCACCGACGCGGGACACGCGGATTGCCACTTCGTGTCCATGGAGTGCGCGCGGTAA
- a CDS encoding DUF4189 domain-containing protein, which produces MKSFRFIAPALGAMLLCCGLLLPSPAGAESFFAFTVSETDWLPVYGEGSTAKAAEKAAIRACGGSQTCIDQVESAATPICFAIADSPDWLGWASRPDYSEAIDVALKECRDQSSNCRIISLECRR; this is translated from the coding sequence ATGAAATCATTTCGGTTTATCGCGCCTGCGCTGGGCGCAATGCTGCTCTGTTGCGGGTTGCTTTTGCCAAGCCCCGCAGGAGCAGAGAGTTTTTTTGCCTTCACCGTGTCCGAAACGGACTGGTTGCCGGTCTATGGTGAAGGCTCTACGGCCAAGGCGGCCGAAAAAGCGGCCATACGCGCCTGCGGCGGTTCGCAGACCTGCATCGATCAGGTCGAAAGCGCAGCCACGCCCATCTGCTTCGCCATTGCGGATTCGCCGGACTGGCTCGGCTGGGCCAGCAGGCCGGACTACTCGGAAGCCATTGACGTGGCCCTGAAGGAATGCCGCGACCAGAGCAGCAACTGCCGGATCATCAGCCTGGAGTGTCGTCGATGA
- a CDS encoding Gfo/Idh/MocA family oxidoreductase — protein MSEKKAYEPCIAVIGSGYWGKNLVRNHHALGSLRSICDSNEAVLKLFQEQYPGVRTCSSLTDVLGDDAVRGVVISTPAPSHFDIVREVLLAGKHVYVEKPFVLDEDEGRELIALAREKGLCLMVGHLLHYHPAFQELKRLVRGGELGKINYIYSNRLNLGKIRREENILWSFAPHDISMILALTGEMPDAVKAEGGSWLHSRIADVTTTHLSFPSGIKAHIFVSWLHPFKEQRLVVVGEKQMAVFDDTLPWAEKLQLYPHCIDWKDNVPTPCKANPVRVDLPESEPLRRECEHFLECIRENKRPVTDGEEGLRVLEVLNRAQRSLELQPEADRLLAAPAAPKPAAPAKPDGGYFAHQTAEVDEGVEIGKGTRIWHFSHIIKGSRIGERCNVGQNVVIGPDVVVGDGCKIQNNVSVYPGVTLEDEVFCGPSMVFTNVFNPRSHIPRKNEIRSTLVRKGATLGANSTIVCGITIGRYAFVGAGAVVTRDVPAHALLMGNPARRTGWMCSCGEKLPESLRCGVCGTVYRKDEDGLSPLS, from the coding sequence ATGAGCGAAAAGAAAGCCTATGAGCCCTGCATAGCGGTGATCGGCTCCGGCTATTGGGGCAAGAACCTGGTCCGCAACCATCACGCCCTCGGTTCCCTGCGCAGCATCTGCGACAGCAACGAGGCCGTGCTCAAGCTGTTCCAGGAGCAGTACCCCGGCGTGCGGACCTGTTCGTCCCTGACCGACGTGCTCGGCGACGACGCGGTGCGCGGCGTGGTCATCTCCACCCCGGCCCCGTCCCATTTCGACATCGTTCGCGAGGTGCTCCTGGCGGGCAAGCATGTCTACGTGGAAAAGCCGTTCGTGCTCGACGAGGACGAAGGCCGCGAACTGATCGCCCTGGCCCGCGAGAAGGGCCTTTGCCTGATGGTCGGCCACCTGCTGCACTACCATCCCGCCTTCCAGGAACTGAAGCGGCTCGTGCGCGGCGGCGAACTGGGCAAGATCAACTACATCTATTCCAACCGTCTCAACCTGGGGAAAATCCGCCGGGAGGAGAACATCCTCTGGTCCTTCGCCCCCCACGACATCTCCATGATCCTGGCCCTGACCGGGGAGATGCCCGATGCGGTCAAGGCCGAGGGCGGCTCCTGGCTGCACAGCCGCATCGCGGACGTGACCACCACGCATCTCTCGTTCCCGTCCGGGATCAAGGCCCACATCTTCGTCTCCTGGCTGCACCCCTTCAAGGAGCAGCGGCTGGTGGTGGTGGGCGAGAAGCAGATGGCCGTGTTCGACGACACCCTGCCCTGGGCCGAGAAGCTCCAGCTCTATCCGCACTGCATCGACTGGAAGGACAACGTGCCCACGCCGTGCAAGGCCAACCCCGTGCGGGTCGATCTGCCGGAATCCGAGCCGTTGCGCCGGGAGTGCGAGCACTTTCTGGAGTGCATCCGCGAGAACAAGCGCCCCGTCACCGACGGCGAGGAGGGCCTGCGCGTGCTCGAGGTGCTCAACCGCGCCCAGCGCAGCCTCGAACTTCAGCCGGAGGCCGACAGGCTCCTGGCCGCGCCCGCCGCGCCCAAGCCGGCTGCCCCGGCCAAGCCGGACGGCGGCTACTTCGCGCATCAGACCGCCGAGGTGGACGAAGGCGTGGAAATCGGCAAGGGCACGCGCATCTGGCATTTTTCCCACATCATCAAGGGCTCGCGCATCGGCGAACGCTGCAATGTGGGGCAAAACGTGGTCATCGGCCCGGACGTGGTCGTGGGCGACGGCTGCAAAATCCAGAACAACGTCTCGGTCTATCCGGGCGTGACCCTGGAGGACGAGGTCTTCTGCGGGCCGAGCATGGTCTTCACCAACGTCTTCAATCCCCGCTCGCATATTCCCCGCAAGAACGAGATCCGCTCGACCCTGGTGCGCAAGGGCGCGACCCTGGGCGCGAACTCGACCATCGTCTGCGGCATCACCATCGGGCGCTACGCCTTTGTGGGCGCCGGGGCCGTGGTCACCCGCGACGTGCCCGCCCATGCCCTGCTCATGGGCAACCCGGCGCGGCGCACGGGCTGGATGTGCTCCTGCGGCGAGAAATTGCCGGAAAGCCTGCGCTGCGGCGTCTGCGGAACCGTATATCGCAAGGACGAGGACGGCCTGAGCCCGCTTTCCTGA
- a CDS encoding peptidylprolyl isomerase gives MKRILTPLLCLAVAAFLSLPALSQAQDAPAADPAKPVRVNIMTTAGNIVLELWPDKAPKTVENFLRYARSGHYEGTIFHRVISNFMIQAGGFDENLRPKRAEFPPIVNEADNGLKNRTYTVAMARTMEPHSATAEFFINVNDNNPLNFRSKTQDGWGYCVFGEVYAGKNVVEKIRTTPVRPQGRPPFANVPVTPIVIKRVTVLE, from the coding sequence ATGAAACGAATCCTCACGCCGCTGCTTTGCCTCGCTGTCGCGGCCTTTTTGTCCCTGCCCGCGCTTTCCCAGGCCCAGGACGCACCCGCCGCCGACCCGGCCAAGCCGGTGCGCGTGAACATCATGACCACCGCCGGAAACATCGTGCTGGAACTCTGGCCCGACAAGGCTCCGAAGACCGTGGAGAACTTTCTGCGCTACGCCAGGTCCGGCCATTACGAAGGCACCATTTTCCACAGGGTCATCAGCAACTTCATGATCCAGGCCGGCGGCTTCGACGAGAATCTTCGTCCGAAGCGCGCGGAGTTCCCGCCCATCGTCAACGAGGCGGACAACGGACTGAAGAACCGGACCTACACCGTGGCCATGGCCCGGACCATGGAACCCCATTCCGCCACGGCCGAATTCTTCATCAACGTGAACGACAACAACCCCTTGAACTTCCGCTCCAAGACCCAGGACGGCTGGGGCTACTGCGTGTTCGGCGAGGTCTACGCGGGCAAGAACGTGGTCGAAAAGATCCGGACCACTCCGGTGCGCCCGCAGGGCCGCCCGCCGTTCGCCAACGTGCCCGTGACGCCCATCGTCATCAAGCGCGTCACCGTCCTGGAGTAG
- a CDS encoding cobyrinate a,c-diamide synthase: MTPNTERTVFPRLVLAGLSGGAGKTIVSLGLARAWADAGLRVKPFKKGPDYIDATWLGLAARNPCTNLDPGLMERDPLAALFLEKAQGADISLVEGNRGLFDGKDVTGSCSTAELARTLRAPVALVIDCTKMTRTVAAIVQGCASFEPDIALAGVILNRTAGERHRSLLRRAIEEYTDVTVLGALPKLKQNPIPERHMGLWSDRELDGDSDAALGELGRTMADCLDLERLRDEAGSAPVLPRPDVDIWPRPEPGPKPAIGYVHDAALWFYYPENLEALERAGARLVRLSLLDDAPWPELHGLYLGGGFPETLAERLAANQARREAVRGLVFAGLPVYAECGGFMYLCERLEYEGRSWPMAGVFPLETGFCERPQGLGYTEAEVREQTPFFEVGDIVRGHEFHYSRCVRPGGAESLRFALRMLRGNGMLDGRDGLRSQRTHAGYNHIFALGTPQWAPNFVRAARAYMLQTSGEDE, from the coding sequence TTGACGCCGAACACCGAACGCACCGTATTTCCGAGACTCGTCCTGGCCGGCCTTTCCGGCGGGGCGGGCAAGACCATCGTCAGTCTCGGCCTCGCCCGCGCCTGGGCCGACGCCGGGCTCCGCGTCAAGCCTTTCAAGAAGGGGCCTGATTACATCGATGCGACCTGGCTCGGCCTAGCCGCCCGCAATCCCTGCACCAATCTCGATCCCGGCCTGATGGAGCGCGACCCGCTCGCCGCGCTGTTTCTGGAAAAGGCCCAGGGAGCGGATATCAGCCTCGTGGAGGGCAACAGGGGGCTGTTCGACGGCAAGGACGTGACCGGCTCCTGCTCGACGGCGGAACTGGCCCGAACCCTGCGCGCGCCCGTGGCCCTGGTGATCGACTGCACCAAGATGACCCGCACAGTGGCCGCCATCGTCCAGGGCTGCGCCTCCTTCGAGCCGGACATCGCCCTGGCCGGGGTCATCCTCAACCGCACCGCCGGGGAACGCCACCGCAGCCTGCTCCGCCGGGCCATCGAGGAATACACGGACGTGACCGTGCTGGGCGCGCTGCCCAAGCTCAAGCAGAACCCCATTCCAGAACGGCACATGGGCCTCTGGTCCGACCGCGAGCTGGACGGCGACAGCGACGCGGCCCTGGGCGAGCTCGGCCGGACCATGGCCGATTGCCTCGACCTGGAGCGCCTGCGCGACGAAGCAGGCTCCGCCCCTGTCCTGCCAAGGCCGGACGTGGACATCTGGCCCCGGCCGGAGCCCGGCCCCAAGCCCGCTATCGGCTACGTGCACGATGCCGCGCTTTGGTTCTACTACCCGGAAAACCTCGAGGCCCTGGAACGCGCCGGAGCCCGGCTCGTGCGCCTCAGCCTGCTCGACGACGCGCCCTGGCCGGAGCTGCACGGGCTCTATCTCGGAGGCGGCTTCCCGGAGACCCTGGCCGAACGGCTGGCCGCCAACCAGGCGCGGCGGGAGGCCGTGCGCGGACTTGTCTTCGCGGGGCTCCCGGTTTATGCCGAGTGCGGCGGGTTCATGTATCTTTGCGAGCGGCTCGAATACGAGGGCCGCTCCTGGCCCATGGCCGGGGTGTTCCCCCTGGAAACGGGCTTTTGCGAGCGTCCCCAGGGCCTGGGCTACACCGAGGCCGAAGTGCGGGAGCAAACGCCATTCTTCGAGGTCGGCGACATCGTGCGGGGACATGAATTCCACTACTCGCGCTGCGTCCGCCCGGGCGGCGCGGAGAGCCTGCGTTTCGCGCTGCGCATGCTGCGCGGCAACGGCATGCTCGATGGACGCGACGGGCTGCGCAGTCAGCGAACCCATGCGGGCTACAACCATATTTTCGCTTTGGGCACGCCGCAATGGGCTCCCAATTTCGTTCGCGCCGCGCGCGCCTACATGCTGCAAACCTCAGGAGAAGACGAATGA
- a CDS encoding dissimilatory sulfite reductase D family protein — MALDLATAKEQIIDFIHSKSSSKSKFYFNDFTKLFPDEKARDVKKVLTALVNDGVMIFWSSGSTTMYGLAGEGKQTAGEGEG, encoded by the coding sequence ATGGCGCTCGATTTGGCCACCGCTAAAGAACAGATCATCGACTTCATCCATTCCAAGTCCAGCAGCAAGTCGAAGTTCTACTTCAACGATTTTACGAAGCTCTTCCCGGACGAGAAGGCCCGCGACGTCAAGAAAGTCCTGACCGCTCTGGTCAACGACGGCGTGATGATCTTCTGGTCCTCCGGCAGCACCACCATGTACGGTCTGGCCGGCGAGGGCAAACAGACCGCCGGTGAGGGTGAAGGCTAG
- the dsrB gene encoding dissimilatory-type sulfite reductase subunit beta yields MAFISSGYNPAKPMENRITDIGPRHFTDFLPPVIKKNFGKWLYHEILEPGVLMHKAESGDEVYTVRCGGARLMTVTHIREICDVADKFADGHLRFTTRNNIEFMLESKDKALELKKYLNAQKFEGGSYKFPVGGTGAGVTNIVHTQGWVHCHTPATDASGTVKATMDVVFEEFQNMRLPAPVRISMACCLNMCGAVHCSDIAILGIHRKPPMIDNKILDNLCEVPLAVAACPTGAIRPTKIEIDGQKYNTVAVKEERCMFCGNCYTMCPAMPLADKEGDGIALMVGGKISNRITKPAFSKVVVPFIPNEPPRWPTMTAVIKKILDAYSADARKYERLGDWATRIGWERFFEKCDLEFSEHLIDDFRDPAYYTWRQTTQFKF; encoded by the coding sequence ATGGCTTTTATCTCTTCTGGATACAATCCCGCGAAACCGATGGAAAACCGTATCACGGACATCGGGCCGCGCCACTTCACGGATTTTCTGCCGCCGGTCATCAAGAAGAACTTCGGCAAATGGCTTTATCACGAGATCCTCGAGCCCGGCGTGCTCATGCACAAGGCCGAGTCCGGTGATGAAGTCTACACCGTCCGCTGCGGCGGCGCCCGTCTGATGACGGTCACGCACATCCGCGAGATCTGCGACGTTGCCGACAAGTTCGCCGACGGCCACCTGCGTTTCACCACCCGCAACAACATTGAGTTCATGCTCGAGTCCAAGGACAAAGCGCTTGAGCTCAAGAAGTACCTCAACGCGCAGAAGTTCGAGGGCGGATCCTACAAGTTCCCCGTGGGCGGCACCGGTGCTGGCGTGACCAACATCGTGCACACCCAGGGCTGGGTCCACTGCCACACTCCCGCCACCGACGCCTCCGGTACCGTCAAGGCTACCATGGACGTGGTGTTCGAGGAGTTCCAGAACATGCGTCTGCCCGCTCCGGTGCGCATCTCCATGGCCTGCTGCCTGAACATGTGCGGCGCCGTGCACTGCTCCGACATCGCCATCCTGGGCATCCACCGCAAGCCGCCGATGATCGACAACAAGATCCTCGACAACCTCTGCGAAGTGCCCCTGGCCGTCGCTGCCTGCCCCACCGGCGCCATCCGCCCGACCAAGATCGAGATCGACGGTCAGAAGTACAACACCGTCGCGGTCAAGGAAGAGCGCTGCATGTTCTGCGGCAACTGCTACACCATGTGCCCGGCCATGCCCCTGGCCGACAAAGAGGGTGACGGCATCGCGCTGATGGTTGGCGGCAAGATCTCCAACCGCATCACGAAGCCCGCCTTCTCCAAGGTCGTGGTTCCGTTCATCCCGAACGAGCCGCCCCGTTGGCCCACGATGACCGCGGTCATCAAGAAGATCCTGGATGCCTACTCCGCGGACGCCCGCAAGTACGAGCGCCTCGGCGACTGGGCCACCCGTATCGGTTGGGAGCGCTTCTTCGAGAAGTGCGATCTGGAGTTCTCCGAGCACCTGATCGACGACTTCCGCGATCCCGCCTACTACACCTGGCGCCAGACCACCCAGTTCAAGTTCTAG